Proteins from a single region of Candidatus Omnitrophota bacterium:
- the mreD gene encoding rod shape-determining protein MreD, with translation MNRGLIPIWLIWVPVLLVLQVTWIARVTGAETSPDFLLFLSLYGALVFPRRWALLPALVLGFLADTLSFLPMGLTSVSYLSGAVLVLLCTRFLDPMNRTVQWVCAVLGTFAAQASMGIALSVSPQWSLSTTTLAGLGAVQVAWALFLWIPLVWLLKRNPVSS, from the coding sequence GTGAATCGCGGCCTCATTCCGATTTGGTTGATCTGGGTTCCGGTACTGCTTGTATTGCAAGTGACTTGGATAGCCCGTGTGACCGGGGCGGAAACCTCGCCGGACTTTTTGCTCTTTCTGTCCTTGTACGGGGCCCTTGTTTTTCCCCGGCGCTGGGCGCTTCTGCCTGCCCTGGTATTGGGTTTTTTGGCAGATACCCTGTCTTTCCTGCCCATGGGCTTAACCAGTGTTTCCTATCTATCCGGGGCTGTCTTGGTGCTTTTGTGCACTCGATTCCTCGACCCCATGAATAGGACCGTGCAATGGGTTTGTGCTGTTCTCGGAACTTTTGCGGCCCAGGCCTCGATGGGCATTGCCTTAAGCGTTTCGCCGCAGTGGTCTTTGAGCACAACAACGTTGGCGGGTCTGGGGGCTGTTCAAGTGGCTTGGGCCTTGTTTCTATGGATTCCGCTGGTGTGGCTTCTCAAACGGAACCCTGTGTCCTCATGA
- a CDS encoding rod shape-determining protein, whose protein sequence is MGLFSSDMGIDLGTANTLVYVNGKGIVLCEPSVVAVEKGTSRVLKVGEEAKRMVGRTPGNIVAIRPLRDGVIADFEITQSMLRYFINKVHDRRVFVRPRIAIAIPSGITEVEKRAVKDSAEQAGAREVFLIEEPIAAAIGVGLPISDPAGNMVIDIGGGTTEIAVISLGGIVFAKSIRIGGDEMDQAIIDHMKKTYNLMIGERTAEEIKINIGSAYALEEEYSMEVRGRDLVSGLPKMVTVTSEEIREALAEPISAILEASRITLERTPPELSADLIERGIIMAGGGSLLRGIDQLISEETGLPVHVADDPLTAVALGTGKVLNEIDSLRRVTVQPRETL, encoded by the coding sequence ATGGGTTTGTTTTCCAGCGATATGGGGATCGATCTGGGGACCGCCAACACCCTCGTCTATGTCAACGGCAAAGGCATTGTCCTGTGTGAACCCTCTGTAGTGGCTGTGGAAAAGGGCACTTCCCGCGTGCTTAAAGTCGGGGAGGAGGCAAAACGCATGGTGGGCCGGACCCCCGGCAATATTGTGGCCATCCGCCCCTTGCGCGACGGGGTTATCGCCGATTTTGAAATCACTCAAAGCATGCTTCGCTATTTCATCAATAAGGTTCACGATCGCCGTGTTTTTGTGCGCCCGCGCATTGCCATTGCGATTCCTTCGGGTATTACCGAGGTCGAGAAGCGCGCTGTCAAAGACAGCGCCGAGCAGGCGGGCGCGCGCGAAGTTTTTTTGATCGAGGAACCTATTGCCGCAGCCATCGGAGTGGGCCTTCCCATCAGTGACCCTGCGGGGAATATGGTGATTGATATCGGCGGCGGTACCACCGAAATCGCCGTAATCTCTTTGGGCGGTATTGTCTTTGCCAAGAGCATCCGGATCGGCGGAGACGAAATGGACCAAGCCATTATCGACCACATGAAGAAGACCTATAACCTGATGATCGGGGAGCGCACAGCCGAGGAAATCAAGATCAACATCGGATCCGCCTATGCTCTTGAAGAGGAATATTCCATGGAGGTCCGGGGCCGGGACTTGGTGTCGGGATTGCCCAAGATGGTGACCGTGACTTCCGAGGAGATCCGGGAGGCTTTGGCAGAGCCCATCTCCGCGATTCTGGAGGCCTCGCGCATTACCTTGGAGCGCACGCCTCCGGAGCTCTCCGCAGACCTCATCGAGCGAGGAATCATTATGGCCGGAGGCGGTTCGCTTTTGCGGGGGATCGATCAATTGATCTCAGAAGAAACCGGTCTGCCCGTGCACGTGGCGGACGATCCTTTAACCGCGGTGGCTCTGGGCACGGGGAAGGTACTCAACGAAATTGATTCCTTGCGCCGCGTGACTGTGCAGCCCCGCGAAACCCTATAG
- the mreC gene encoding rod shape-determining protein MreC → MKRAFLFCLLVLVLGAGILLARIQSPSPSTSVFASVFKVPFAAVHTAWSWVAGLGIYPRLRAENAQLRHEITELSFQLSRLRDAAVEIDSLRRLLKLREEINVPGVAASVVAFDPSPYSNSFWIDRGEEDGIKCGAPVLAYTGLVGSVVQAGARTSQVLMLTDPNQRVGALIRRTGEQGVAAGTLGKNLRLKYLGPESEAIPGDLVVTSGAGGRIPKGLVIGFLAAEPVKPDRQAERETVLQPAVDLDRVQDVWVVLR, encoded by the coding sequence TTGAAGAGAGCTTTCCTATTTTGTCTCCTGGTTCTGGTCCTGGGAGCGGGTATTCTTTTGGCCCGCATCCAAAGCCCTTCTCCTTCCACGAGTGTTTTCGCCTCTGTCTTTAAAGTACCCTTTGCTGCAGTGCATACGGCCTGGAGCTGGGTTGCGGGCCTTGGAATTTACCCGCGTTTGCGCGCTGAAAACGCTCAACTTCGTCACGAGATCACCGAACTTTCTTTTCAGCTTTCCCGGCTGCGTGATGCGGCCGTGGAGATCGATTCCTTGCGACGCCTGCTCAAACTCAGAGAGGAAATTAATGTGCCCGGGGTGGCGGCGAGTGTGGTGGCCTTTGATCCCTCGCCCTATTCCAATAGTTTTTGGATTGATCGGGGAGAAGAGGATGGGATCAAGTGCGGCGCGCCGGTATTGGCATACACAGGATTGGTGGGCAGTGTGGTACAGGCGGGGGCGCGGACCAGCCAGGTTTTGATGCTGACAGATCCCAATCAGCGAGTGGGAGCCTTGATCCGGCGTACCGGGGAACAGGGAGTGGCCGCGGGGACCTTGGGAAAAAACCTGAGGCTCAAATATCTGGGGCCGGAAAGCGAGGCAATTCCCGGTGACTTGGTTGTGACCTCCGGAGCCGGAGGCCGTATTCCCAAAGGTCTTGTCATCGGTTTCCTCGCAGCAGAGCCCGTGAAGCCGGATCGGCAAGCAGAAAGGGAGACAGTGCTTCAACCCGCCGTGGATCTGGACCGGGTTCAGGATGTGTGGGTGGTACTCCGGTGA
- the mrdA gene encoding penicillin-binding protein 2, whose translation MSLSVLSQFRMRRLQWMLYLAMLALGVGLARLQLWQGELYREKSDRNRIRLLIQLAERGRILDTQGRVLASDRTALDVLVLPQQSGERAEVAAKLSTLLGIPSEELLRVYKRNYEAPFVPVPLVRDLRVPQAAAVEESWLDLPGVFVRPRPQREYPYGASTAHAVGYVGRITREEYRKWVEYGYRPRDLVGRAGVEARYDSYLRGREGGQQVEVDNRSRMVRILGERPSTPGKEITLTLDAELQELLSAQMHEMAGAAVVLNCRTGAVLALVSVPGFDSNLFSLAATGSQYHDVALRENQLSALFQDPGIPLLPRAVAGEYPLGSIQKVLVGAVGLHLHEFDANTRVTCRGSLQLGNQTFRCWYERGHGPVNLQSALEHSCNIYFYELGRRIGIRRLSVWAGHFGLGRAPGLMPGEEKSGLFPDRQWKRAELGEPWYEGDTLNVSIGQGAVLATPVQAACMIAAVANGGYLPQPYLLQAIEGMDVTDPVLRPVGIGDEVFREAREGMRRAVESEQGTGQHAFVAKGLTAGKTGTVQVPQGSPHGWFVGFSPVDDPQWAIAVLVEHAGQGGGAPAVLGHQIVQYLNDAGYL comes from the coding sequence ATGAGCTTGAGTGTTTTGAGCCAATTTCGAATGCGCCGTTTGCAATGGATGCTTTACTTGGCCATGCTTGCCCTGGGCGTGGGTTTGGCGCGTTTGCAGCTCTGGCAGGGAGAACTCTACCGGGAAAAAAGTGATCGTAATCGAATCCGGTTGTTGATCCAACTGGCGGAAAGAGGCCGGATTCTCGATACGCAAGGCCGGGTGCTTGCCTCGGATCGGACAGCCCTGGATGTGCTGGTGTTGCCGCAGCAATCCGGAGAACGCGCCGAAGTCGCAGCAAAGCTCTCCACACTATTGGGCATTCCCTCCGAAGAACTCCTGCGTGTGTATAAGCGAAACTACGAGGCCCCCTTTGTACCCGTGCCTTTGGTCAGGGATCTGCGTGTGCCTCAGGCCGCGGCCGTGGAGGAATCCTGGTTGGATTTGCCCGGGGTTTTTGTGCGTCCGCGTCCGCAGCGGGAATATCCCTATGGCGCTTCTACCGCGCATGCCGTGGGTTATGTGGGCAGAATCACGCGTGAGGAATACCGGAAATGGGTGGAGTACGGGTACCGTCCGCGCGATCTGGTCGGCCGCGCAGGAGTGGAGGCCAGGTATGACTCCTATCTTCGAGGGCGGGAGGGAGGCCAACAGGTGGAGGTGGACAATCGCAGCCGCATGGTCCGTATTTTGGGCGAGAGGCCTTCCACTCCAGGCAAAGAAATCACACTGACGCTGGATGCTGAACTCCAAGAACTTCTTTCCGCTCAAATGCACGAAATGGCAGGTGCCGCAGTGGTCCTCAATTGCCGTACCGGAGCTGTTCTTGCGCTGGTGAGCGTGCCCGGTTTTGATTCCAATCTCTTTAGCTTGGCAGCCACCGGTTCCCAGTACCATGATGTGGCTTTGCGCGAGAACCAACTCTCCGCGCTCTTTCAGGATCCTGGGATTCCTTTATTGCCCCGTGCTGTCGCAGGGGAGTATCCTCTGGGTTCGATTCAAAAGGTTCTTGTCGGTGCCGTGGGATTGCATCTGCACGAATTCGACGCAAATACGCGGGTTACCTGCAGAGGCAGTCTGCAACTTGGAAACCAGACCTTCCGGTGTTGGTATGAGAGGGGTCATGGCCCGGTCAATTTACAGAGTGCGCTCGAGCATTCCTGCAACATCTATTTCTACGAGCTCGGGCGGCGTATCGGGATTCGAAGACTCTCCGTCTGGGCCGGACATTTTGGTTTGGGACGTGCGCCGGGTCTGATGCCCGGGGAAGAGAAAAGCGGGCTTTTTCCGGACAGGCAGTGGAAACGCGCAGAACTCGGGGAGCCCTGGTACGAAGGCGACACTCTCAATGTTTCAATCGGGCAAGGGGCAGTGCTTGCCACGCCCGTGCAGGCCGCGTGCATGATTGCGGCTGTGGCCAACGGCGGCTATTTGCCCCAGCCTTACTTGCTGCAGGCCATTGAGGGCATGGATGTCACGGACCCTGTGCTCCGGCCTGTAGGAATAGGGGATGAAGTCTTCAGGGAAGCAAGAGAGGGCATGCGCCGTGCGGTTGAAAGTGAACAAGGGACAGGACAGCATGCCTTTGTCGCAAAAGGTCTGACTGCCGGGAAGACCGGGACAGTCCAAGTCCCGCAGGGCAGCCCCCACGGATGGTTTGTGGGCTTTTCGCCGGTAGACGATCCTCAATGGGCTATTGCCGTCCTTGTCGAACATGCCGGACAGGGAGGCGGAGCTCCTGCGGTTCTCGGACATCAAATAGTCCAGTATTTGAATGATGCAGGTTATCTATAG